The genomic region GTAACTTTGATAGAAATGTCACCATGGTTACTGGTATTATTTGCAACGTGGTTAGCAGTTAGATATAGGATTTTAGGGGCAATAGTTTTTTTTGGTGCAGCAGCTCTTTTAACATTCCTTATATTTAAAAATGAGGTTGATTCTGCACAAATATTAACCTTTTCATTAATAGTAACCCCTTTATTATTTTTAGGTTTTCAAACTATAAGAAAGGAGTGAGAGAGATGAAAAAAATTATTATTATTTTTATTTTAATCTTATCAATATTCTCTTTTTCAGCCACTTTTTCATATTCATTAGGAATAGCCGTATCTGGAGCTTTGTTTCCATATTTTGGTGTCTATTACAACATGGATAATATTCAAATTGGTGGGTCTTTAGGGTTTATTTTTGGACCAGATGAAAAAAATCCAGAACAATGGAATTATATGTTTTCTCCATCTTTAAACATTGACTACTTTGTTACTAACAATCTGTCTATAGGAGTTAACACAAGAGTGCTTATTGTTGTACCATATCAGTATGAACAATTATATATGTCAGGTGTTGGGATAAAATACGGAATTCCTGTAATTAACAATAAAATCAATTTATCTGTATCGGGTAATTTTATACTTCCATTCAGTGCCGGAAAAAGAGCATGGGAAAAGGGAAGAGATATGAATCCTTTAATACCTATACCGTTTATTCAAGGAGAATATGAGTTTTAAAAAAGCGAGGCCATTTGCCTCGCTTTTATGTTATAATATTAATATAAGTTGCTGGAGGTGTAATGATGAAAAAATTGAAACGATTACCAATAGGACGAAGTGATTTTAAAAGCATAATAGAAGATAATATGTATTATATAGATAAAAGCATGCTGATAAAAGATATAATAGAAAGTGGTAATGTAGTATTAATAACCAGACCAAGAAGGTTTGGAAAAACATTAAATATGACCATGATGAAATACTTTTTTAGAAACGATCAGGATAATAAACATTTGTTTGAGGGATTAAAGATATGGGAAGAAAAAGAGATAAGAGAAAAGTATTTAAATAAGTATCCTACAATATTTATTTCATTTAAAGATTTAAAACAACCAAATATTGAAGATATGATACTATCTTTAAAAGAGATCATATCAAGTTTATATAATAAATATACATATCTTTTAGAAACAAAAGAAATAACCCAATGGGATAAAAAGAAAATAGTGGAAATTCTTGATAAAACTGCTAATAAAGCCTCATTTGAAAATAGTATAAAAAATCTAACAGAATATTTATATCGCTATTATAAGCAAAAAGTGATATTATTAATAGACGAATACGACACTCCAATACAACAATCATATTTAAACGGATACTATAATGAATTCATAAATTTTATGGGAAATATATTAGGAAATGCATTAAAAGACAATGAGTATTTAGAAAAAGGAGTATTAACAGGAATAACAAGAGTAGCAAAAGAAAGTATATTTACAGGAGTAAATAATCTTCAAGCATCAACAGTATTGAGTGAATTATTCAATGACAAATTTGGATTGACATGGGAAGAAGTAGAAGAAACATTAAAATATTATGGATTAGAATATGAAAAAGAAAAAGTAATAGAATGGTATAATGGATATAATTTTGGTGGAAAAGAAATATACAATCCATATTCAATAATAAATCTGGCAAGAAATAATGGTGAAATAAAATACTATTGGATAAACAGCAGTGGAAATGAATTAATAAAACAATTAATAAGACAAAGTACAGCAGAAGTAAAAACAAAAATAGAAGAATTAATAGAAGGAAAAGAAATAGAAAGTAGTATAGATGAAAATTTAGTATATGGAGATTTAGACAAAAGCACAGAAGAAAGCATATGGACATTATTTCTATTCACAGGATACCTAACCTGGGTAGAACATGTAGGAGAAGAAGGAGAGCCAAAATATAAACTGAGAATAACTAATAAAGAAACAAAAAG from Marinitoga aeolica harbors:
- a CDS encoding AAA family ATPase, encoding MKKLKRLPIGRSDFKSIIEDNMYYIDKSMLIKDIIESGNVVLITRPRRFGKTLNMTMMKYFFRNDQDNKHLFEGLKIWEEKEIREKYLNKYPTIFISFKDLKQPNIEDMILSLKEIISSLYNKYTYLLETKEITQWDKKKIVEILDKTANKASFENSIKNLTEYLYRYYKQKVILLIDEYDTPIQQSYLNGYYNEFINFMGNILGNALKDNEYLEKGVLTGITRVAKESIFTGVNNLQASTVLSELFNDKFGLTWEEVEETLKYYGLEYEKEKVIEWYNGYNFGGKEIYNPYSIINLARNNGEIKYYWINSSGNELIKQLIRQSTAEVKTKIEELIEGKEIESSIDENLVYGDLDKSTEESIWTLFLFTGYLTWVEHVGEEGEPKYKLRITNKETKRFFENTVINILEENKIEYENILLLLKQGKKIEFSENFKRMVEETISYFDVSGEEPERFYHGLILGMIVGLKNKYIIKSNREAGYGRADLILIPKEKTEPGIIFEFKKYSVDFDKDLKDSAEKGLKQIEERGYEKEIKSYGIEKIIKVAIAFYKKNIEIIIK